The following nucleotide sequence is from Nitrosopumilus adriaticus.
TATTTCTAAACAACCAATTCTAATGAATGATATAATCAATCTGTATAAAAATAAACCAGATATTTTTGAGATAAATAAAAATGTCAAGCATGATGGGTATATTTCATCTCTAAAAAGAGATGAGGAATTCTTAAAATCAAAAGAATTGGAAAAGAGTCAAAATGTCAAAAATTAAATTATTTGATCCATTTGTGGATGAATCAGAAACGCGAGCAATAAAGAGAGTGCTAGATAGCCATTTTTGGGCATCAGGAGCAGGAAGTGGAAATGTAAAAAGATTTGAGATGAAATTTGCAAAATATATTGGATCTAAAAATTGTGTTGCCGTAAACAGTGGAACAGCAGCACTAAATCTTGCATTATCAATGATTGATATCAAAGGAAAAGAAGTAATTCTACCTTCATTATCTTTTGTGTCTACTGCAAATGCAGTAATTGAAAATGGCGGAATTCCCAAATTTGTAGACATAGAGGAAAAAACACTATGTATAGACTATACAAAAATTTGTGATGCCATTTCTAAAAAGACAAAAATAATTTTGCCAGTACATTTTGCAGGTTATGTTTCAAATCTTGAAAAAATTGCCTCATTATGTAAAAAATTCAATATTGATTTAATTGAGGATGCAGCTCATGCTGCAGGTTCATCATATAATAATAAAAAAATTGGGTCTCATGGAAAATTTGTATGTTTTAGCTTTCATCCAGTAAAAAATCTAGCAATGCCCACAGGAGGATTAATAGCAATAAATCAAAAGAGTTCTAGTAATATTTCAAGAATTCTAAAGGCAAAACGTTGGTGTGGAATTACAAATAGAAGAAATTCGAAATATGATATAAAAGATCTTGGTTGGAATTATTATATGAATGAATTTTCAGCAGCTATAGGATTAGAACAATTAAAAAAATTAGATTGGACGAATAAACAAAGACAAAAAAATGGAAAGAGATACTTTAATGAAATTTCAATTAAAGAAAAAATGCCTTTTGATAAAGGATGCTCTTATCATTTTTACTGGATCAGAGTAAAAAATAGACAAAAATTCAGAAAGAAAATGTTTGAGAAGGGGATTGAAACGGGAACTCATTATGAACCAATTCATAAGTTTAGTTTCTACAAATCAAAAATTAAGCTTCCAATAACTGAAAAGGTTTCAAAGGAAATTGTTACTTTACCAACTCATCCTAATCTTTCAGATTATGATATAGATAAAATCATAAAAACTGTGAATGGATTGTCTTAGAAAAAATCTAAAAACTTGCTTTTTCAATAATTCGAATGTGATGTATCAAGTCAGATAATTGAATTATATCAATAGAAGTAGAAGCATCAGGGCCTTTGGATGTAGGTAATTTCACATGTTTTTCAATTAAGATGTTTTTAGAATTTTGTTGTTTTTTTAATATTGAAAATAAAATTGGAGCTGTTATTCCCATTGTATGATCAGAAAAGCCATCAAAAGTAGTTGCTTTTTTCCAATTTATTTTGTTAAATTTTAAAGGATAATCGGAAATGCAATAACAGAAAGTAGTTTTATTCTTAGAAAAGATATTCTTAATTTTTTTCTTATTACCTCCCATTCCCATACTTATGATTAGTGGTTTGTTTGAGTTAGCTTTGGATTTTAAAGTTTCCAAAGAAAATGGATCTTTTAATAAACAAGTCCTAGAGGCTATTTTGAATCTTTTTACATTTAGAGATTCTAGGAATTGAACTCCCTCAGGAAAAAAGACACTACATATGAATTCAATTTTTAATTCATCACAAATTTTTTTTAATTTTTTTGCTTTCTCAAACGTTAACTCAGATTTTTTGATAACTTTCCAATCAGGATGTTTTTCTGAATAAAGATCTTTTGCTCGCCACATTTGAAATTTTACAGCATCAGCACCTGCTTTTTTACATTCAGAAATAATTTTTTGAGCAATAATTAGACTTCCTTCCCAGTTTGAGCCTATTTCTGCCACAATTGTTGTCTTCAACTATTTTTCCTTAGAAAAGAAAAATTTAACTGTTTTAAAAATCAAAATTTAGAATATTAATGAAAAAAGAAAATGGAACAATAAGACTTCATACTGTAAAAAAATCAGATATACAATTTCTTTATGATTTACTTAAAGAAAGGGATCCCAAAGCCAATATTTCTCATAAAAAAATGCCAACTTTTGCCCAACATGAGAAATTTGTAAATTCGAGGCCATATTCTAAGTGGTATGTAATTTCAGATTCTGGAAAAAATGTTGGTTCCATCTATTTAACAAAAGAAAATGAAATTGGGATTTTCATTAAAAAAAATACACAAAATAAAGGGATTGGGGTTAGTGCAATAACTAAAATGATGGAAAAAAATCCACGTTCAAGATATCTAGCAAATGTAAATCCCAAGAACAAAAAATCTATTCAATTTTTTAAAAAAAATGGTTTTAAATTACTTCAATATACATTTGAATTAGAAAAATCTTAACAATCTACTGATTCAGAATTTTTTATCATTGTGATAAGATCATTTTTTGAAATTCTTTCTGCAATATCAGAAGAATAATTTTTTAAATTTTCAATTTTTTTAATATTTGGATAAATTTCATTAATCTTATTTGCGTGGAAAAGTGGATACAAAGGATTTGTGATCATATACATGTCATTATATTCCCATGTGTGTCGGATTTCATCATCGCCAATTAACACTTCATGAAGTTTTTCACCGAGGCGTATTCCGATAATTTCTTCATCAAAATTACCATATAATTCGTGTAAAGCATCTTTAACATCCATAATATTATATGCACGCATTTTAGGAACAAAAATTTCAGAACCCAATCCAGATTTAGTGGCATTTAGAATAAAATCAAGAGCTTCACACATTGTGATACTAAATCTTGTCATTTCTGGGTCAGTAATTGTTATTTTTTGGTGATTCTTAATTTGTTCAATAAACTTGGGAATTACAGAGCCACTACTACCCATGACATTTCCATATCGAACAGCAACATATTTGGTGGGATGTATTTTAGGATCTTGATAATTGTTAGCAGTTACAAATAATTTTTCCATCAATAATTTTGTTGCCCCATAAGTGTTTAATGGAGAAACTGATTTGTCAGTTCCAATACAAACAGCTTTTTCAACATTATTTTTTAAACATGCATCTAAAACATTTTGAGAACCAATAACATTGGTGTTAATTGCCTCAAATGGGTTATATTCAATTTTTGGCACATGTTTAAGAGCAGCAGTATGAAAAACAATATCAATATCTTCAGTTGCACGAATTAATCTTTCCCGATCTCTTATATCACCTAGTAAAAATCTTAAACGTTCATCATTGAATTTAGACTCCATTTCAATTTGTTGGCTTTCGTTTCTACTGAATATTCTAATAGTATCTATATTAAATTCCAATAACCGCTGTGTTAGAGCTCTCCCTAATGAGCCAGTACCTCCAGTAATTAGAATTTTTTTTCCATCAAACATGATATCGTATCATTAAATTGAATAAATTGGTAGATAATAAATTAACTAAACATTTTGCGCATAAAAAATCTTAATTATCAAAAGAAATTTTTTCGATATTTCCTTCCTGATCACGTAAAAGTTTGCCATTTTCATCTTTTTTAAACAAATCTAAGTTAGTAAATTTGTCACAGATTTCTATAAATTGTTCACGAGAAAGTTCTGCTTGTTCTAGAAATTCAGAAAGGTATTTGGTAGGAATTTTGCCTTCATGTTTTTTTACTAATTCTAATCCTTGGTGACGTGTTATTCTGCCATGACGGATTTCTATTGAAGCATGATCTGTTGCACGTCCAAATCCAAATTTAAGGAATTTAAAGTAGTCATGAAAAGAAGTGAATTTTACATCAAGATTTTCCCAACTATCATAAGTTCCTTCACGAATTTCACTGTCTTCAGAAAAGCCTAATTTTTTAACGATTTCAAGTTGTTTGAAAATATTCCATTCGATATAAGTACCAAGGAAAATTCCAGTTACACCAACTTCTCGAATTTCTTCATCAGATGGATAAATGTAGGGTTTTAGATCCATTAGATCAAAACCATATTTTGTCATATCTTGAGGTTTTATTTTATCTAAAAAATAGCCACCATTTTTTTCATTCCATTCCTTATCAAGTAAAGTTTGTTTTGAAATGTCAGTTGGCTTTCCATATTCAAATTGAGGGTTTTCCCCCCAAATGATTAAAGGAATTTTATTTTTTACTGCAATTTGAATAGGAATTGTAAATATTCCAATGTGTTCGGGCCATTGATAATCACCCAATTCCATCAATCCAAATTTAGCTAATTTTTTGTAAATTATTGGGTTTGGTGAAAATTCAATACAATCAACACCTAAGTTTTTTAGATTTTCAAGATTCTTTTTTCCAAGATTTGTTTGATCAAGAGGATGAAAATTAATAACTAGGGGATTATAACCCAATTCTTCTTTAATGAAATAAGTTTGGAAAGTTGAATCTTTTCCTCCACTAACAGGAATTATACAATCATAATTGGAACTATCTTTACTTGAAAATTTTTTAAGAATTTCTTCAAGTTCTTTTCGTTTTTGTTCCCAATTAATTTCAGATTTTTTCTTAAAATTGGTACAAGCACTACAAATTCCATCATTATTAAATTCTAATTGTGGTTTAGTATCTGGATAAAGACATAATTTGCAATATTTCATAAATTTATAAATTAATTCGTCTGTTAATTAGTTTTCTAAGATGGAGATAAGATTTTTTACAAATATTTCAGAGGCATTTCCAGGTTCATGCAAATAAGATTTTATGAATTTCTGTCCATTTTTAATTAAATCATTTCTATAATTCTCATTGAATACTAATTTTTCAACACAATCGTTCAAATCTGATTTTTCTGAGGCTATTAAAATGGCATTCTGTTGAACATATGGGAAATCATAGAAATGATTGTCAAGGATGATATTCATTATAGGTTTTTGGAGAATCATGGATTCCAAGATAATAGTTGAGGGCCCCCACCCTTCAGGCGTTATTGTAATAACAGAATCAGATACTTGGATTAAATCTACAATCGAAGTCATTAGATGAATAGTGATATTTGGATCCAAATTTTTAGCTAGATTTTTTATTATTTCATTATGAAATGATTGACTAGGATGAAGTTTTAAAATAATTTCAATGTTTCTGTTTTTTAAAATTGAACATAATTCTGTAAATATTTTTTCAAATTTTAGATGGAATTTTGTTTCATCAAATCCTTGAATTTGTGTAATAGGTGTAGGTGCAATTAATATCCGGTGGGATTTATTTTTTTGTTTAATTGTTTTTGTGAATAATTTATCATGTCGAGGACTTCCTGAAACAATGATTTTTTCAGATTTAGTTTTCAAATTTTTCTCAAGAAAATCTTTTTGACTTAAACTCCATACTGCAATTTTATCAGTAAATGAAGGATAATTTGATAGAGTAGAAAATCTTGTTGATTCCGGTAAAAAAATTGCAAAACCATGTTCCAAAACTATTGAAGGAATTTTATTTTTATTAGCAGCTAGAAAAATTTTTTCAGTTTCTCCGACTTCATTTAAAGTCATTATAAATTTAATATTAATTTGTTTAAGAATTTTTTTAGAAATATAATATGTTAAAAGATATTCATGAATTCTTGTTTGATAAATTTTAATTAGTTGGTTTTTGATAATATTCCATAAAGAAAAATCTTCCACTACAAAAATATTTTCAAAGATTTTTTGATTTGAAAATATATGATTTAATTTTTCAATTAATCCTTTCTCTATAGATTTAATAGAATCTTTTTCATTTGATTTTAGTATTTCATCATAATTGATGATTTTTACACCTAAATCCTTTAAAAGATTAATAGATTTTTTATCGGAAATAGCTGGTCTACGTCGATTTAAAAAAATCACATTATAGCCAATTTTAATAAAATTTGAAATTAATTTTTCGTATAACGGAGGATAGAATTCTAAAAAAATTACAGTTTTCTTGTCTGCATCTTTAAAATTAAACCATAACTTGTAAAAAGAGCCAATAGATTTCTCCCAAAAAGATTTTACTTTATGATAATTTTTTCGAGAAAGATTAAAAGAAATTGGTAATTTTCCAATATTTTGTTTTATTTGAATATCTTCCCAAAGTAATTTTTCTGATGAAATAATATCTTTAATTTCAAATTCAAAATCAAATTTTTGATTTAATGTATGTAAAATTTCTGAAAATTTTTCTGTGGAAATAATTTTTTTAGGTTTTATTTTATTTATGATATTCCTTGTTGTAAAAAAATTGATGAATTCATTCATCAAATGTGTATGAAACTCAATAGTGTCAAAAAATCTAAAAAAATTGACTTCATCAAATTCTACTTCTTTTAATTCGCTATTTTTATACCAATGATGAAAACTGGAAACTTGATCAAAAATCTTTAATCTTTCATTTTCTATAAGAAATTCTTCTGCAATTTTATGAGGGATTTTTTTCTCCTCAAGAAGTTTATGTGCACTAATACTAAATGAATAAACATCATTTTCAAAAAATAGCTTCTCATCAATGGATGAAAAATCATTTGCATCTTTAACTAAAATTATAGAATTTGGCATTTTTTTTCACTGTTATTATAAAACAAAATAATTGAAATCATTATTATCCCAGAATCTAAGATAAGTATAAGAAATTTTCTAGGGATTGAATCATTTTTAATTTATTTTGATAATATTTCTTTTAATTCGTTCATTAGATAACCTTTCATAGGCATTTTTTGTCAAACCTATAACAGTATACCCATTTGGTTCATAAACTAGATCTAAGATACGGTATTTTTCAAGAGTGCTCAGAGATTTAAATTTTGACAATGTAAAATTATTTTTGAAAAATTCTGAGATATTTGTTTGTGGCATAGAAAGTTTTTTCTTTGATTGAATGGAAGTATCAAAAAGTAAGCCATTTTTATCTTTGGATATTCCAAAAATAGCAAATCCATAAAGACCCGAATTTTTAAATAAATTTTTTATGTCTTTGCAATCATAAAGGGTTTCATTAGCATGAAGTAAAGAATCAACAATTAGTGAATCTTCTTCATCTTTAGTTTTAAAATTTAGATTCCAACCATAATCAAATTTGTTTAATCCAAGATCTCTAACTAATTTAATTCCTAATTCATAATTTGATTTCTCTTTCCCTAACAAAATTGATACAAGTTCTTTATTGAGCATTCTTTTATGCCCCCCTAATTTTCCATATAAATAAAGGAAAATCATTCCATCTTTTTGTAAAGAACTTACTAAATTTTGTAAACCATTTTCAGGACTGGAAAGATGATGTAAAACACCCATACAAAGAATAAGATCAAATTTTCCTAAACTTTGAACATCATTCATAATATTATGCTGAATGAATTTAATGTTGCCAATTTTTTTTAATTCTTTTAATTTATTTGCAATTTGTAATGATGTTTCAGAAATATCAATTCCAATAAAATCACATTTTTTAAAATGACTTGCTACATTTGTAATTCTATGTCCACTTCCCGAACCTGCATCTAAAATAATTTTATTTTCCAGTTTGATATCGCTTTCTAATTCAAAAATTCTTAAAAGATTTAGTAGTTCATTTGTTTGAGTAATTTCAGTAGATGGTGATGGATATGGATATTTTTTATACATATTTTTTACATTTTTAGTAATGGGATCATCATTATTCATAAGCAATCACGTAACATACTAAGAGATGATTCATCCACATATTTAATTAATCATTATTTCAAAGTAATCTAATGGAATCTATTCTAGACATACTAAAAATTAGAAACGAAAATGAAACTGTGAAAAGGATTTGTGATTTTATTAAAAATGAAATCTCAGAAGATTTTAAAAAGACAGGAGCTGTAGTTGGGTTAAGTGGAGGTATTGATTCTGCAGTAACTGCTGCTCTTTGTGAAAGAGCATTAGGTGCAGACAAAGTTTTAGGTATAATATTGCCTGAAAATGAATCAGACTCAGAAAGTGTTAATGATGCAGAAAATATTGCTAGAAAATATAATATTAAAACAGAAATAATTGATATAACTTCAATATTAAATTCTTGTGGAGTATATCAAACCAAGGAAAAAATCATAAAAGAAAAATTTCCAAATTTTAATTCTAATTGTAAGTATAGAATAGCTGTTCCTTCTAATACAAAGAATTCAATTGGAATGCCATTTTTAGAAATACTAGATGATCAGAATAATGTACATAAATTGAAAATTTCATCTTCTGAATTTCTTACCGTTACAGCTGCTACATCTATTAAACATAGAATCAGAATGACAATGCTATATTTTCATGCAGAAAAAAATAATTTTTGTGTTATAGGAACTACAAATAAATCTGAATACCTACAAGGATATTTTGTAAAATATGGTGATGGCGGAACAGACATAGAGCCTTTAGTTAATCTCTATAAGTCTCAAGTCTATCAATTAGGGAAATTTCTTGAAGTTACTGATGAAATAATATCTAAAGATGCATCACCTGATGTGTGGAGTTATAAAACAAATGATGAAGAATTTTTTTATAGTGTACCTTATCACATTGTTGATTTAATTTTATACTCAAGAGAGAATAATCTACCTGTTAAAGATATTCAACAGATTTCAAATTTATCAGTAGACGAAATTGAAAAATTAGTTAAAACTCAAAAACAAAAACAAATCAATAGTCAACATATGAGAGAAACACCTCATGGATGGGTACCAGATTTTACTTAATAGATAATAATTACATAAATTTTAAAGAGTTAAGAAATTGCATGAACAAAATTAATCAAAATAAAAATTCAGGAGTAAATATTACAAATCCGCTAGTAAGTATTATCATTCTAAATTATAATGCGGGAAATTTGTTATTAGATTGTGTTAGTTCCATTCAAAAAACTACCTATGCAAATTTTGAAGTGATTCTAGTAGATAATGCTTCAGAGGATAAGAGCCACATAGAATGTAAAGAAAAGTTTCAAAGTATCAAATTAATAGAAAATCCTCAAAATTTAGGCTATTGTGAAGGGAATAATATAGGATTAAGAGTTGCTAGAGGAC
It contains:
- a CDS encoding CDP-glycerol glycerophosphotransferase family protein; amino-acid sequence: MPNSIILVKDANDFSSIDEKLFFENDVYSFSISAHKLLEEKKIPHKIAEEFLIENERLKIFDQVSSFHHWYKNSELKEVEFDEVNFFRFFDTIEFHTHLMNEFINFFTTRNIINKIKPKKIISTEKFSEILHTLNQKFDFEFEIKDIISSEKLLWEDIQIKQNIGKLPISFNLSRKNYHKVKSFWEKSIGSFYKLWFNFKDADKKTVIFLEFYPPLYEKLISNFIKIGYNVIFLNRRRPAISDKKSINLLKDLGVKIINYDEILKSNEKDSIKSIEKGLIEKLNHIFSNQKIFENIFVVEDFSLWNIIKNQLIKIYQTRIHEYLLTYYISKKILKQINIKFIMTLNEVGETEKIFLAANKNKIPSIVLEHGFAIFLPESTRFSTLSNYPSFTDKIAVWSLSQKDFLEKNLKTKSEKIIVSGSPRHDKLFTKTIKQKNKSHRILIAPTPITQIQGFDETKFHLKFEKIFTELCSILKNRNIEIILKLHPSQSFHNEIIKNLAKNLDPNITIHLMTSIVDLIQVSDSVITITPEGWGPSTIILESMILQKPIMNIILDNHFYDFPYVQQNAILIASEKSDLNDCVEKLVFNENYRNDLIKNGQKFIKSYLHEPGNASEIFVKNLISILEN
- a CDS encoding N-acetylneuraminate synthase family protein — protein: MKTTIVAEIGSNWEGSLIIAQKIISECKKAGADAVKFQMWRAKDLYSEKHPDWKVIKKSELTFEKAKKLKKICDELKIEFICSVFFPEGVQFLESLNVKRFKIASRTCLLKDPFSLETLKSKANSNKPLIISMGMGGNKKKIKNIFSKNKTTFCYCISDYPLKFNKINWKKATTFDGFSDHTMGITAPILFSILKKQQNSKNILIEKHVKLPTSKGPDASTSIDIIQLSDLIHHIRIIEKASF
- a CDS encoding DegT/DnrJ/EryC1/StrS family aminotransferase, producing MSKIKLFDPFVDESETRAIKRVLDSHFWASGAGSGNVKRFEMKFAKYIGSKNCVAVNSGTAALNLALSMIDIKGKEVILPSLSFVSTANAVIENGGIPKFVDIEEKTLCIDYTKICDAISKKTKIILPVHFAGYVSNLEKIASLCKKFNIDLIEDAAHAAGSSYNNKKIGSHGKFVCFSFHPVKNLAMPTGGLIAINQKSSSNISRILKAKRWCGITNRRNSKYDIKDLGWNYYMNEFSAAIGLEQLKKLDWTNKQRQKNGKRYFNEISIKEKMPFDKGCSYHFYWIRVKNRQKFRKKMFEKGIETGTHYEPIHKFSFYKSKIKLPITEKVSKEIVTLPTHPNLSDYDIDKIIKTVNGLS
- a CDS encoding GNAT family N-acetyltransferase, whose translation is MKKENGTIRLHTVKKSDIQFLYDLLKERDPKANISHKKMPTFAQHEKFVNSRPYSKWYVISDSGKNVGSIYLTKENEIGIFIKKNTQNKGIGVSAITKMMEKNPRSRYLANVNPKNKKSIQFFKKNGFKLLQYTFELEKS
- a CDS encoding N-acetyl sugar amidotransferase, which encodes MKYCKLCLYPDTKPQLEFNNDGICSACTNFKKKSEINWEQKRKELEEILKKFSSKDSSNYDCIIPVSGGKDSTFQTYFIKEELGYNPLVINFHPLDQTNLGKKNLENLKNLGVDCIEFSPNPIIYKKLAKFGLMELGDYQWPEHIGIFTIPIQIAVKNKIPLIIWGENPQFEYGKPTDISKQTLLDKEWNEKNGGYFLDKIKPQDMTKYGFDLMDLKPYIYPSDEEIREVGVTGIFLGTYIEWNIFKQLEIVKKLGFSEDSEIREGTYDSWENLDVKFTSFHDYFKFLKFGFGRATDHASIEIRHGRITRHQGLELVKKHEGKIPTKYLSEFLEQAELSREQFIEICDKFTNLDLFKKDENGKLLRDQEGNIEKISFDN
- the nadE gene encoding NAD(+) synthase encodes the protein MESILDILKIRNENETVKRICDFIKNEISEDFKKTGAVVGLSGGIDSAVTAALCERALGADKVLGIILPENESDSESVNDAENIARKYNIKTEIIDITSILNSCGVYQTKEKIIKEKFPNFNSNCKYRIAVPSNTKNSIGMPFLEILDDQNNVHKLKISSSEFLTVTAATSIKHRIRMTMLYFHAEKNNFCVIGTTNKSEYLQGYFVKYGDGGTDIEPLVNLYKSQVYQLGKFLEVTDEIISKDASPDVWSYKTNDEEFFYSVPYHIVDLILYSRENNLPVKDIQQISNLSVDEIEKLVKTQKQKQINSQHMRETPHGWVPDFT
- a CDS encoding polysaccharide biosynthesis protein translates to MFDGKKILITGGTGSLGRALTQRLLEFNIDTIRIFSRNESQQIEMESKFNDERLRFLLGDIRDRERLIRATEDIDIVFHTAALKHVPKIEYNPFEAINTNVIGSQNVLDACLKNNVEKAVCIGTDKSVSPLNTYGATKLLMEKLFVTANNYQDPKIHPTKYVAVRYGNVMGSSGSVIPKFIEQIKNHQKITITDPEMTRFSITMCEALDFILNATKSGLGSEIFVPKMRAYNIMDVKDALHELYGNFDEEIIGIRLGEKLHEVLIGDDEIRHTWEYNDMYMITNPLYPLFHANKINEIYPNIKKIENLKNYSSDIAERISKNDLITMIKNSESVDC
- a CDS encoding class I SAM-dependent methyltransferase; translated protein: MNNDDPITKNVKNMYKKYPYPSPSTEITQTNELLNLLRIFELESDIKLENKIILDAGSGSGHRITNVASHFKKCDFIGIDISETSLQIANKLKELKKIGNIKFIQHNIMNDVQSLGKFDLILCMGVLHHLSSPENGLQNLVSSLQKDGMIFLYLYGKLGGHKRMLNKELVSILLGKEKSNYELGIKLVRDLGLNKFDYGWNLNFKTKDEEDSLIVDSLLHANETLYDCKDIKNLFKNSGLYGFAIFGISKDKNGLLFDTSIQSKKKLSMPQTNISEFFKNNFTLSKFKSLSTLEKYRILDLVYEPNGYTVIGLTKNAYERLSNERIKRNIIKIN